Proteins found in one Spirochaetota bacterium genomic segment:
- a CDS encoding energy transducer TonB produces MRLDRERMFLDFLKDLESGSMLNRVGGIILLMTIAIAVVTGIEFSSPERTVIDLNRGQEQYHVRRVSEIPRELEKDEAEKRVAEDNLTADDVRQRYVSYLVSRIERNKLYPDDSQKKGHEGIVAVRLLVTRSGSVKKVTILRPARYPALTDAAIASITRSLPFEPFPPALAEEEMTIRLEIRFTLW; encoded by the coding sequence ATGCGACTCGATCGCGAGAGAATGTTCCTCGATTTTTTAAAAGATCTCGAGAGCGGCTCGATGCTCAACCGCGTGGGAGGGATAATCCTCCTGATGACGATTGCCATCGCCGTTGTCACCGGCATCGAGTTTTCCTCACCCGAGCGGACGGTCATCGATCTTAACAGGGGGCAGGAGCAGTACCATGTGCGCAGGGTCTCCGAGATTCCCCGCGAGCTCGAAAAGGACGAGGCCGAGAAGCGAGTGGCGGAAGACAATCTTACGGCGGATGACGTCCGCCAGCGGTACGTGTCGTACCTTGTCTCCAGAATCGAGCGCAACAAGCTGTACCCCGACGATTCGCAAAAGAAGGGTCACGAGGGGATCGTGGCGGTGCGCCTGCTCGTCACCCGTAGCGGAAGCGTTAAGAAGGTGACCATCCTGCGCCCCGCCCGGTATCCGGCGCTGACCGACGCGGCCATCGCGAGCATCACCAGATCTCTTCCCTTCGAGCCATTCCCCCCGGCGCTCGCGGAGGAGGAGATGACGATCCGGCTGGAAATAAGGTTCACCCTGTGGTGA
- a CDS encoding biopolymer transporter ExbD, whose product MEFIRGRRNDPHIELAPLIDIIFQLLIFFMLSSNFIAPMLKMELPKALFKEKLEKVDLVVTVDPRGRVYVNKDLVAIEDLQGVLQDRMAKLGKYDVIFKGDVSISYGAFVEILDIAKLAGSTSFSVEHDRKR is encoded by the coding sequence ATGGAATTCATTCGCGGCAGGCGTAACGATCCGCATATCGAGCTGGCGCCGCTCATCGACATCATCTTTCAACTGCTGATTTTCTTCATGCTGAGCTCGAACTTCATCGCCCCGATGCTGAAGATGGAGCTTCCCAAGGCCCTCTTCAAGGAGAAGCTGGAGAAGGTCGATCTGGTCGTTACGGTGGACCCCAGGGGGCGGGTGTATGTCAACAAGGACCTGGTTGCGATAGAAGATCTGCAGGGGGTGCTTCAGGATCGCATGGCGAAGCTTGGAAAATACGACGTGATCTTTAAGGGGGATGTTTCCATAAGCTACGGGGCCTTTGTGGAGATACTTGATATCGCCAAGCTGGCGGGTTCCACCAGCTTCTCGGTCGAGCATGACCGTAAGAGGTAG
- a CDS encoding MotA/TolQ/ExbB proton channel family protein, with product MFELIEKGGPVMWPIIAGAFLGLAITVERLLYFYFTSVRYTLFRQALVERLSAGPLEGLDILVVPEGKAKRRGEGILSRLMERIDAERWKRSPYVKLVLVYMENLGRGARSREEALKRTGSEEVERMERHMRGLSAVAHVEPLLGLLGTVTGIISAFAVIADMGGQVDVSSLAGGIWEALITTVAGLSVAIPAQLAYMYLDKLISERINGMSYTVTYLNERFYDSTNGCEEASSGLDAISFGSGPGTVVEEAV from the coding sequence ATGTTCGAATTGATAGAAAAAGGCGGCCCCGTAATGTGGCCGATCATCGCCGGGGCCTTCCTTGGCCTGGCGATTACCGTGGAGCGTCTTCTGTATTTTTATTTCACCTCGGTTCGATATACGCTGTTCAGGCAGGCGCTGGTCGAACGGTTATCCGCCGGCCCCCTTGAAGGGCTCGATATTCTGGTTGTTCCCGAGGGCAAGGCGAAAAGGCGGGGCGAAGGCATACTTTCCCGCCTGATGGAGAGGATCGACGCGGAGCGGTGGAAGCGAAGCCCCTACGTGAAGCTGGTGCTGGTCTATATGGAAAACCTCGGCCGCGGCGCGCGATCGAGGGAGGAGGCCCTCAAGCGCACGGGATCCGAGGAGGTCGAGCGCATGGAGCGCCATATGCGCGGGCTTTCGGCCGTGGCGCATGTGGAGCCACTGCTCGGACTGCTCGGCACGGTCACCGGTATCATCAGCGCCTTCGCCGTCATCGCCGACATGGGAGGGCAGGTCGACGTCTCGTCGCTGGCGGGCGGCATCTGGGAGGCGCTCATCACCACCGTGGCCGGCCTGTCGGTGGCGATTCCCGCGCAGCTGGCCTACATGTATCTCGACAAGCTCATCTCCGAGAGGATAAACGGCATGAGTTATACCGTGACCTATCTCAACGAGCGCTTTTATGACTCGACCAACGGGTGTGAGGAGGCGTCATCCGGGCTCGATGCCATCTCCTTCGGGTCCGGTCCCGGTACGGTTGTGGAGGAGGCGGTCTGA
- a CDS encoding alpha/beta fold hydrolase, translating into MGRPGTIGVVLVAGVAVLAAAWLYFNRSGKHGEDAAVREIENGRDGEWVILLHGIFRSPRSMAKIETALAKRGYRVINFGYPSTRESIEDIAELLHQTVQQLPPERGRLHFVTHSLGGIVVRYYLAHYACPNPGRVVMIAPPNRGSTLASYLGKWMPYRWAFGRAGQQVAGAPDSYPLLLPPPRAEFGVIAGGLGSEVGINPFIPGDNDGTVKVEETKLPGMKDFILLKGQHSTLLAQRAVADNVLFFLSEGKFLHEK; encoded by the coding sequence ATGGGTCGTCCCGGAACGATCGGCGTCGTACTCGTCGCCGGGGTCGCCGTCCTGGCGGCGGCATGGTTGTATTTCAACCGCTCGGGAAAACATGGAGAGGACGCCGCGGTGAGAGAAATCGAAAACGGGCGGGACGGTGAATGGGTCATCCTTCTGCATGGCATATTCCGCAGTCCGCGCTCCATGGCGAAGATCGAGACGGCCCTTGCAAAGCGGGGTTACCGCGTAATCAATTTCGGTTATCCGAGCACCCGCGAATCGATAGAGGACATCGCCGAGCTGCTCCACCAGACCGTACAACAGCTTCCCCCGGAGCGAGGCAGGCTCCATTTTGTCACACACAGCCTGGGCGGTATCGTGGTGCGCTACTACCTCGCGCATTACGCGTGCCCGAACCCGGGCCGCGTGGTGATGATCGCGCCGCCAAACCGGGGCTCGACGCTCGCATCGTACCTGGGCAAATGGATGCCCTATCGCTGGGCGTTCGGCAGGGCCGGGCAGCAGGTGGCCGGCGCACCCGATTCGTATCCGCTTCTCCTTCCCCCGCCCCGCGCGGAGTTCGGCGTTATCGCGGGCGGCCTCGGTAGCGAGGTCGGAATCAACCCGTTCATTCCCGGCGATAACGACGGCACGGTGAAGGTGGAAGAAACGAAGCTGCCCGGGATGAAGGACTTCATACTTTTGAAAGGCCAGCACTCCACGCTCCTGGCGCAGCGTGCGGTGGCCGACAATGTGCTTTTTTTTCTCTCCGAAGGGAAATTTCTCCACGAGAAGTAG